The DNA segment GACCGAACAAGATATATGTAGAACGCGACGGCAAGTTAAGCCTCACGGACAAAGTATTTAAAGATGACGCTCATGTGCTGCGGATAATTGAGCGTATCATTATGCCGCTGGGACGACGGATTGATGAAGGCTCGCCTATGGTAGATGCCAGACTTCCTGATGGTTCTCGTGTCAATGCGATTATTCGCCCCCTTGCAGTTGATGGCCCCATGCTTACAGTCCGTAAATTTGCAAGAGTGCCCTATGAAGCGGATAATCTTATCGCTTTTGGCACGTTTTCACCAGAGATGATCCAATTCCTTAAGGCCTGCGTTGAAGCCAAGATAACGATTTTGGTTACAGGAGGGACGGGGAGCGGCAAGACCACCACACTTAATGTCCTTAGTTCCTTTATCCCAAATAATGAGCGTATTGTTACCATCGAAGATGCGGCGGAACTTCAAATGCAGCAAGACCATGTAGTGCGGTTAGAGAGCCGCCCGCCGAATTTGGAAGGGCGTGGGGAAGTAACTATAAGGCAGCTAGTAAGAAACTCGCTCAGAATGCGGCCGGACCGCATAATCGTGGGTGAGGTTAGAGGTGGGGAAGCGCTCGATATGCTTCAGGCGATGAACACCGGGCACGAAGGCTCCATCTCAACCCTTCACACCAACAGTCCAAGAGACGCCCTTTCCCGACTTGAAACAATGGTGCTGATGGCGGGAACAGAATTGCCCTCGCGGGCAATCCGCGAGCAGATTGCTTCCGCTACTGATCTCATCGTTCATCAGGACCGTCTTAGGGACGGGACAAGAAAGGTTACGTCAATAGCTGAGGTTCAGGGTATGGAAGGCGATATCATCGTAATGCAGGAAATCTTTATTTTCGAGCGGCAAGGTGTATCTGCTGATGGCAAGATTATAGGAGAACATAAAGCTACAGGTTTAAGACCACAATTTATGCGTAAACTAGCCGAAGATGGTATTGAATTGCCAACGGATGTGTTCCGGCTGGAGACACATGGGAGGAGATGAGATGCTATTTGTTGCCTTAATGACCCTAGGTATAACCGTTCTGATATATCTCGTTTATCTCATTATTGATCGCACGTATTTTCAACGGATTCGAGTACGACAACGAATGGCTTACTTAAAGGGCAAGTTTGTCCTGCCGGCTGATGAAGAAGCAGATGCGGTGGTCTCTGAAGAGGAAAGGTTTCCCACCTTAGCCAAGTTTATTGCCGGCAAGACATATACCGATAGACTTCTTATGCAGTTATTGCGGTCAGGGGTGAAGCTACGTCCGAGCGAATATGTGGGTTTCGTGTTCGGCTTAGCACTGTTCCTAGCGTTATTGTCTACATTGTTCACTAGGAATATCGGAGCACAATTACTTGGTATATTTGTTGGTTTGGTATGTCCTTACTATTATTTGAAAGCAATGGAAGCGCGGCGTTTGGTGACATTCAACCGGCAGATCCCAGATGCTTTATCACTGATGAGTTCAGCTATCCGTAGCGGTTTCAGCTTCCAAAGAGCGATGATGTTGGTTGCTGAGGAGTTACCAGATCCAATAGCGGAAGAATTTCGCCGCTTTAACAACGAAACGAGTGTTGGTCTCCAAACTGATACAGCCCTTTTGCGTATGGGAACAAGAGTTCCAAGCTACGATTTGCAGTTAGTGATTACGGCAATTATTATCCAACAGCAGACCGGCGGCAATTTGTCCGAAATAATTGACAAGATTTCTGAAACAATACGCGAGAGGATTCGCATAGAGGGGGAGGTAGCAGCACTTACTGCTGAGGGTAAGATATCGGGCGCAGTTTTGGTACTGCTACCGATTGGTCTGGCAGTTGTCATTTCCCTTGTAAATCCGAGTTACCTCAAGCCGCTTCTCACCGATCCCCTCGGAAATATGATCATCCTAATTGCTATCGGTATGCAGGTGCTAGGCGCTATCATTATTAATAAAATGTTGGTTTTGGACTTTTAGGGGAGCTATTATGACGATAATTATCTTCATCCTGTGTTTGACAACGGTTTTTTTGTTGGTTATTGGTATCGCAATGAAGAGCGAGCAAGCTATTATTAATGACAGGGTAAATGCTCTCAGATTATCTCTGGATGAGGACATCAGAAAGGTTGTACCTGAATTAGCCACTCCCTTTTTCGGACGCTTTGTAGGTCCTGCTCTACGGAAGTTGATGGTTGGTCTATCAAAACTCATGCCTACCAATACGGCATCCATCGCCGAAAAACTCGAGCAAGCGGGCCATCCTTGGCACTTACAGCCGCTTGAGTTCATAGGTATTAAAGCGTTATCAGTCATTGTGTGTATGCTTGCCGGTATAGGTATTGTTATTCTACTCAATGAGCCACCTTTGCAGAAGACTGTAATTTTGATATGCGCTTTCATAATCGGTTATGCTATTCCTGATTTTGTTCTGCATTCAGCTATTCAGGATCGCTACCGGTTAATTCGCAAGGCTCTTCCTAACAGTTTGGACCTATTGGTCGTATGTGCTGAGGCTGGGGTTGGTTTCGATGCTGCCATGGCAAAGTACGTAGCGCGCACAGAAGGCCCCTTGGCATATGAGTTCAATCGTGTGCTTCAGGATATTGCTATTGGGAGGTCGAGGGTTGATGCGATGAAGTCTATGGCTTCACGTGCCAAGCTTCCTGAATTAATCACTTTTACCGCTGCTATCAGACAAGCGGATATGCTTGGCGCAAGTATTGTGCAGGTGCTGCGGGTTCAAGCCGATAACATGCGTGTATCAAGAAACCTCCGAACCCGAGAAAATGCAGCCAAACTCCCCGTCAAATTACTTTTCCCATTAATTTTCTGTATATTTCCAGCTATTTTTGCTGTTCTACTAGGTCCAGCAGTAATCCAAATAGGCAAAGCCCTAGGCATAATGGGAAAGTGATAGGTGTCGCTAATAGCGTTATCAAATCAGTAAGTGTTCAATATAATATTCGATGAAGCTATTAACGTCCGAAGAGAACCCATGTGAGGTAGATTACGTAGACGAGACCGCCGAACATTAGGCTGCTGGGAGTGACACGCCCTTTAACTTTCAACTGAAGCCAAACAACACCTGCCGCCAATAACGCAGCCCCGGCGCTTACTAACGCTTCAGTATTTAATATCCATTCAGTGCAAATTATCCCTACCGCCGGCACAACACTGCTTTGGAAGACCATCGCGCCACTGATATTGCCCAAAGCAAGCGTATCTTTTCCTTGCCGAACCCATAAAATTGAGTTCATCTTTTCAGGCAACTCTGTTGCAATGGGAGCAATAATAAGCGCGAGGATGAAAGCCGGTAGGTGAAGGATCAGTGCGAGATGTTCAACTCCTGATACAAATATCTTGGCTCCAACGATAATCAAAGCTAAACCTACCGCAGTCTGTAGAAAGACATAATGTTTATGAGGATCATCATGGCGTTTGAACATAAACAGCGGATCTAAACTATCCTCTTCGATTTCAGTTTTTGTGCCTCGATGCGAGAATGTGATACGGATGTAGATCAAATAAAGAAGAACCAAGCTGAAAGCAACTATCCATCGGATAAGGGGCAGGAAATGAAACCAGGAAACAGAAATTGCTAGCAGGTAAACAATGAAAAAGAACTTCAAATCACGTCCCAATACAACGTGATCGACGTTC comes from the bacterium genome and includes:
- a CDS encoding type II secretion system F family protein, with product MTIIIFILCLTTVFLLVIGIAMKSEQAIINDRVNALRLSLDEDIRKVVPELATPFFGRFVGPALRKLMVGLSKLMPTNTASIAEKLEQAGHPWHLQPLEFIGIKALSVIVCMLAGIGIVILLNEPPLQKTVILICAFIIGYAIPDFVLHSAIQDRYRLIRKALPNSLDLLVVCAEAGVGFDAAMAKYVARTEGPLAYEFNRVLQDIAIGRSRVDAMKSMASRAKLPELITFTAAIRQADMLGASIVQVLRVQADNMRVSRNLRTRENAAKLPVKLLFPLIFCIFPAIFAVLLGPAVIQIGKALGIMGK
- a CDS encoding type II secretion system F family protein, with amino-acid sequence MLFVALMTLGITVLIYLVYLIIDRTYFQRIRVRQRMAYLKGKFVLPADEEADAVVSEEERFPTLAKFIAGKTYTDRLLMQLLRSGVKLRPSEYVGFVFGLALFLALLSTLFTRNIGAQLLGIFVGLVCPYYYLKAMEARRLVTFNRQIPDALSLMSSAIRSGFSFQRAMMLVAEELPDPIAEEFRRFNNETSVGLQTDTALLRMGTRVPSYDLQLVITAIIIQQQTGGNLSEIIDKISETIRERIRIEGEVAALTAEGKISGAVLVLLPIGLAVVISLVNPSYLKPLLTDPLGNMIILIAIGMQVLGAIIINKMLVLDF
- a CDS encoding CpaF family protein codes for the protein MNNDINGKDGKHSLEPNATAAQAFTPNEIVELISRVHSQIMDQVEADELQRLTSDQKLSRAKDVLTSIMKEEGLFLPLKLCRQIENEAVAEISGFGPIQPLLDDPTITEIMVNGPNKIYVERDGKLSLTDKVFKDDAHVLRIIERIIMPLGRRIDEGSPMVDARLPDGSRVNAIIRPLAVDGPMLTVRKFARVPYEADNLIAFGTFSPEMIQFLKACVEAKITILVTGGTGSGKTTTLNVLSSFIPNNERIVTIEDAAELQMQQDHVVRLESRPPNLEGRGEVTIRQLVRNSLRMRPDRIIVGEVRGGEALDMLQAMNTGHEGSISTLHTNSPRDALSRLETMVLMAGTELPSRAIREQIASATDLIVHQDRLRDGTRKVTSIAEVQGMEGDIIVMQEIFIFERQGVSADGKIIGEHKATGLRPQFMRKLAEDGIELPTDVFRLETHGRR
- a CDS encoding sodium:calcium antiporter is translated as MLDILLLLISLFIILFGCHLFTQGVEWIGRKFNLGEGAVGSVLAGVGTAMPETLIPIVAFISAKGSNTASEIGIGAILGAPLLLATLAFFLTGLSVIIFSRKGRRKPTMNVDHVVLGRDLKFFFIVYLLAISVSWFHFLPLIRWIVAFSLVLLYLIYIRITFSHRGTKTEIEEDSLDPLFMFKRHDDPHKHYVFLQTAVGLALIIVGAKIFVSGVEHLALILHLPAFILALIIAPIATELPEKMNSILWVRQGKDTLALGNISGAMVFQSSVVPAVGIICTEWILNTEALVSAGAALLAAGVVWLQLKVKGRVTPSSLMFGGLVYVIYLTWVLFGR